A segment of the Hemicordylus capensis ecotype Gifberg chromosome 6, rHemCap1.1.pri, whole genome shotgun sequence genome:
TTAATGGGATTGCTCTGGGGTGTTGACAAATCACCCCGGACTAAattttgggcttgtgtggagaACCAGAGAATCTAGAGTGAGCAGCtcttcttctttggaacactcccccgcccccagattcgttcagcgcccccccccagctgcttttaaggcccttcttaagacccacctgttttgccaggcatttgcccttttaacaacaacaaataataataataattataatataattaattttTATTGGTATTGTTTTTCACCACCTAAAGTCTTTGGAGGAGATGGTATataagaaattttaaataaataaatatttttttaaataattgtgtCTTTCCTCTCCGCCACAAAAATTTAAGTGAGGCGTTGCACCTGAgtttttccctctgtctgcatcctGACACATtccatcatttttttaaatgaactgaTGTTTTagtaaattgattgattgattgattgattaactgccatcaagtcattgtcgactcttagcgaccacatagatagattctctccaggatgatctgtcttcaacttggcctttaaggtctctcagtggtacattcattgctgtcgtaattgagtccatccaccttgctgctggtcatcctcttcttctctttccttcaacttttcccagcattatggacttctcaagggagctgagttttcgcataatgtgtccaaagtatgatagtttaagcctggtcattgtgcctcgagtgaaaattctggattgatttgttctatgatttaTGTGTTTGcgttcctggctgtccatggtatccacaaaagtcttctccagaaccaaagttcaaaagcatcaatattttttttctatcctgcttcttcaaagtccagctttcacatccatagagtgtcacgggaaaaaccattgtccaaacagttctaatctttgtaggtatagacacatcacagcatctaaatatcctttccaaggccttcattgcaaccctaccaagtgctagtctgcggcatattccTTGAGTGTTGGATCCTCTGGTGcggatggtcgatcctaaaaggcagaagctatccatcacttcaatgtcttcattatcaattctgaggctggttgctgtacccattgtcattagtttagtcttctttacattaagTTTTTAAATGCTGAATTACATTGTCTCTTGTGTGTTAAGGCTTGTGTTTCTTGATATGAGCAATAGTTAGCATTGCCATCTTTTTTTCTAGCTTTGTTCCTGTGCCATACACAGAACTTATTTCAATATGCGAAGTTTTCCTACCATTTTCCTTCATGTCTAGAAAAGATTTAGCTGCTAAATTTCCAGATCTCaggctgttaaaggcacaggagaaaTGGCAATAAAAAGATGGTAGCCAACATATAGGCCCCATTCACAAGTAAAGGGAATCCAGTGCTGAAGGGACCCAAAGTTGCcaaacctgaatgtccaaatgccTGCAACTCTAGTCCCATATGAAGAGTGACCcaagattttgcttgccaaactccaatttgaaaccttaGGTTAAAGTGAGTTTCACCCACTCATAGTGAGATTTCCAATCACCTGCAGTATGCCCGAATGCAGAATTGCAGGGCGAGTTGGCTGAAACCAGAGAtgtggaaggaagctcctccctttcttGAGCTCTGATTGGCTATCTGGGCTGtctttcatgcaagaaggaagcccacatggccagttccccctcctctctgtagtctctctGAATGCAGAGAGCCCGCtgtccattttgtccaaatgcagaGTGGGGTCTGAAGTAGGaaacagaaccatgggtccatgaaTATGGCCTTGgactaacaaagcatgcatgCTTTGGAAGATGTGCCAGTGttatagatagcaatagcaatagcatttacatttatataccgctctatagctggagctctctaagcggtttacaatgatttagcatattgcccccaacattctgggtactcattttacagacctcagaaggatggaaggctgagtcaaccttgagcccctggtcaggatcgaacttgtaaccttctggttacagggcggcagttttaccactgcgccaccaggggctctatatatGAGTTCCTGATTAATGTAGCACCAGCACTTCGGGGGTAGGGATGGGGAAAATTTCAgcaacctccccctcccctggaaatgctctgtgtcacctgaaataTTACAACaaggccttaaaacagtggtacataagctggtaacctctaggtttgactactgtaatgcattctacatggggctgcctttgtacgtagttcggaaactaaaattggtacagaatacggcagccagactggtctctaggtttacctgaagggaccatataacaccaattctaaaagaactgcactggctgctggtaggtttctgaatgaaatacaaagtgctagttattacctataaggcccttaatggcttaggtccagggtatttaagagagtcccttctctgtcgtgaaccctgtcacctattaagatcatctggagaggtccgattatGGGTGCCACAATCCCGtttggcaacttgggactgggccttttctgtggctgccccacggctttggaatgcgctccctgctaaaataagagcatcaccttctctgtttgcttttagtaggaccctgaagacatacctgttttcctagGCCTTCAATTGAGATTAGATTTATAAATTTCaatgtgtttttaatgagtttttatcTATGAtctttatctttttaatgaattttaaatgtgttttattttatgttttaattctgtataccgcctagagatttttatactaggtggtatataaattcaatcaatcaaacaatcaatcatgTGACCCTCAGAAATATATATTTGGGGTcacacagaacacttctggtGGAAGTGGGGTGTCATAAAAatgtaaccaccaccaccatccatgTATGCTGCTTCTGAATTAGTCAGTTTTGAAGGCTGCATCTCATGAAGCACTAGtacttcattagtcaagatgttggccaGAAACTTTATGCATATTTGAGGAGCACATGGTTTTCATTTCGAGTAGTTTAATAATTGCCATCAGCCCATTAATCTGGTCAAAGGCATACATTTTCAAATCCCTGAGCTACATCGTTATCCCATGGCACAAATATCCTCAGATGAGTTTGCTTCCTTATGAGATGATGAATGTTTTATAGCAGGTTGATGTGATAACTGTATGTTCTCAAAATATACAGAGAAGCTACAATTCTGCTTTTTCATGAACAGTAGAAAACTGCCTGGACTTTTCAACTGCCTTGCTGTAGCACAGTGGAATGTATTTTACATTTCTGTATAGCAACTTGGCTGAAAGAAGAATATAGGTATGAACTGCAGCATCAAATATTCTCTGAAATCAGCACAAAATACTCTTTGACTTTCAGCACAAATGGTTACTGGTTCAAGtcttggtagggctgggaaagaccccatctAAAATCCTGGAAAGCGACTGCTAGTTACTGTACTTgcttagatagaccaatgaatatctgattcagtataaggcagtttaatATATGATATGCTTTTTTCCCTATACACTGGCTGAATTGTCAACAGTGGGATTCTGAACTAAGAACATATACCAAATCCACATAGTGGACAAAGTGATGTAAATGTGAGAAGTCCTAGGAAACATTGCAGTATGTGGGtatccactcccctcttccattGCTTGTACTGATGCTTACCGTTCCACCATATACCAATTTTACTTTCAACTTCTGAGATATAACCAGATcataatatgaatgaatgaagtctTTTATGCTGGTTTCAAAGGTTTCTTTCAATGTGATGCTACTATTGTTTTCATTCTACCAATCTGCTATTCTCATGGAGGACTGCTATATATATGCTGGTCCCGAAAAGACTTTATGCACTATGGTATGTGATATATGTACTTAAACTGGCTATAGTTAGCTCTTTAACCATCTAAATATAGAGGCTCTTCAtatgcacgtgcaaaactgggctaagggagcccagcctagttttggaCTTGTATGTGAACTGCCGGAATCGggctgatcctggtggcaccatggcagcaaaccttccTCTGAAGCCTCCCCTTAAAActaggttaagggagtgaacacTTCTTTCACCGATTGACTGTCACCCACAGCTGCAAGCATCCATGGCAaacagacttggggaggggggatcccaattATGCAttgcacacttgcacggtgcattattggagctccagggccAGGGCGGGGCAATGCGGGCTGACGCATCCCACCACCCTGATCCtctgagctgccagcagcagccagtgctcatctgggtgcgCAATCCCCCTGCCCAGAGGCAAGGACCTACTTGTCTGTGGGAGAGGTATGGTTTTCAATACTTCCTCCTCTCACCCCATCTGAACcctttctctgcttgtgagaaagagctcataATCTAATACCAAAATTGAGGAGAGCCTTCATAAAGGCATGTTCTGATGTTCTTCCCTCTGCTATTCTGGATGGTAGGGATCAGAACATTCCATATGTTGGAGGTTGAAAAAGTGGTTCATGTTCTCTTATACTGCTCCTATCGGAATTTGCAATACAAACTAATATCACTTTCCTTAAACAAGTATCCAGGCAGAACTGGTGATTTTAATGTTATGTTCCTCCTTTCTGATCAGCAGTCTGATATCTCAAATAATATTACTGAATTTTGTGCAGCAGTCTTTAAAATTTGCAAATTGTGCCGTAATAACAATTGAAGTAAATTTCTTATTCTGTGGTTACTATTATTGTTGCTGGTATTATTCACTACATGAAGAAGGttgttgaccataataaagagttgatttgatttgatttagaaTTGGATTCAAATTCATCACCACAATCCTTTATTTTTCAGAACTTTTCATTGTAATATGGAATCACTGGCCAaaacttttatttttgttttctgtttccaCAGCCATGGAGAACCAGACAGATGTGCATGAGTTCATCCTCCTGGGTCTGGTAAATGATCACAGACAGCAACATATTCTCTTTGTACTTTTCCTGCTTCTCTACACATCGTGCTTGTTGGGGAATGGAGCCATTTTGGTTGTAGTCCTGACTGATCCACGGCTCCATACCCCCATGTATTTTTTTCTAGGCAATCTCTCTTGTCTAGACATATGCTACTCTACAGTTACGGTACCAAAAATGCTAAGTGGGTTCTTAACAGAGCAACAGTCTATCTCCTTTACTGCCTGCCTCACTCAGCTACACTTCTTCCACTTTTTGGGCAGCAGTGAAGCTGTGCTCCTGGGTGTCATGGCATATGATCGCTATGTAGCTATTTGCAACCCTCTGCGATACACAGTCATTATGAGTAAATGGGCTTGTATCTTGTTAGCTGTGGCCACCTGGTCTGCAGGCTTTTTTCACGCCCTTATGCACACAGTGGTGACCTCTCGGCTGTGGTTCTGTGGCCCCAACCTTGTCGAGCACTTCTTTTGTGACATCAAGCCCCTCCTAAAACTTGCCTGCAGTAGCACTGCCCTCAACCTCACTCTTCTCAGTGTTGTCACTGGTTCCATTGCCCTGAGTCCATTCTTCCTGATTCTTCTCTCCTACCTCTACATcatctcctttcttttcttcaaagtccagacaTGGAAGAGCCGTTGGAAATCCTTCTCCACCTGTGCTTCCCATCTGACTATTGTGGCTGTCTTCTATATTCCAGTCCTTTCCAACTACATGCTTGCCTCTGCCCGTGAATCATCGGATAGAGACATGATCATCTCTCTGTTGTAAAGCATAGTCACCCCAGTTTTAAACCCTTTAATCTACACTCTGAGGAATCGAGAGGTACAGTCATCTTTGAGAAAAATCCTAAACAGGAAACTCATCTCTGAAAGGGCATGAAGAAAtagtagacagacagacatatataaatatcagttctgtacacacttatttcaTGATCAAGAACAGAATCAAGCATGGGCAGGACTTATTTTTATTGAGCTGGATTAATGTCTAAGTGATCCATATTAAGTTTGTTAGTTTGTTTCTCAActgtgtagactgccccaaacttctgtctttgggtggtttacaacataaaacaaattaaagtgaataacttaaaacaatttaaaaacaacagactatttaaaaagcttgggtggaaaaaagAGCCtttagggattttttaaaaatggtcagagatgaggaggctcttatttcaccaggtaGTGGACATCTCAGAGtctcaggggagcaaccgcaAAGGCCCATCCTTGCATAGCCACCAGATGTGGTGGCAAACTAGATTTAGTGGGGCAAAACCTGACCCTGACAAAACGCATTAAAATAACCAGGGTCAGCAACTAGGTTTAACTCCCATTACAAATGTACCTGAGTGTACTAAGTGCatccatttctttctctcttcatgACTGGTTTCCGTCTTGCTAGGAATCATGAAATATGAAAACAGCTCACTTATGGAATTTGGTGGATGATATTAGTGGAGATGCTCGAATACATTTCTGAGAATATATCTTAACTGCACAAGCctcaatagagatgtgcaaaccagttcaatttcaaactggtcCACCATCGAACTGGACCTGTTCAAAGAATTGCCCTCAAGCCAAACAAGACCTGGTGTGGTTCAGCTTGAAGTTGAGCTGAACACACCAGGCCGGCTCAAGGGttctaattttgtttttgtttattttaaaacaacaacaacaacaacaacaacaattcactGCCGGGTCTGGATTGTAATGCTGGCCTCTGGGGGCTTCTGCCGTGGCCAtggagcggggggtgggtggtctcagaaggttcccctccccctgccagcctcccccagtcctTTTCGGGCTGATTCAGCACATTTACTGACCTTCGCGGCCCTGTGTCCACATGGTGGCCAATGTGAAGATCACTGTGCATACGCACTGGCCATTTGAGTGCCCGGCCACCACCAACTCGGACTCAGCAGTgagttattaattttttaaaagaacaagaaccccaaaccagctcaaacatgATCCGAACAGGGGTTCTAgttcagggtgccaaaaccaaacatgtcaagtccggtccggactcgaaccaaaatGGGC
Coding sequences within it:
- the LOC128331828 gene encoding olfactory receptor 12D1-like — its product is MENQTDVHEFILLGLVNDHRQQHILFVLFLLLYTSCLLGNGAILVVVLTDPRLHTPMYFFLGNLSCLDICYSTVTVPKMLSGFLTEQQSISFTACLTQLHFFHFLGSSEAVLLGVMAYDRYVAICNPLRYTVIMSKWACILLAVATWSAGFFHALMHTVVTSRLWFCGPNLVEHFFCDIKPLLKLACSSTALNLTLLSVVTGSIALSPFFLILLSYLYIISFLFFKVQTWKSRWKSFSTCASHLTIVAVFYIPVLSNYMLASARESSDRDMIISLL